The nucleotide sequence GATCACGAAAAAATACATGTGCCAAAATATCAACACGATATTCCAAATAAACATTCTTCGTCTTGTTTGAGATTGCTGAGATTTCCGGCTGTATGAACTGTAGTGGAGGTGATTCCTGCAAAATTAAGGCATATCCCTCCTTGTGAAAAATGAAATTTATTTCCCAGGGCAACTTGCAGGCATTGAAAACATAGGAATCCCTCCTGACATGCTTCAGGTGATCTAATAGACTAGTATATAAGAGTTTATGGAATTCTGCTTTAATAGAGGATGGGATAGTCCTATTTGTCGGTGCAGGAATCAATCACAAGCGTGAGTGAAAATGACGATAAAAGTATAGGTAAGATACTCTATAATCTGACAATTAAGAGTTGAGGAGTCATTTCATTTCTGCATACCATAAGGTTCTGGTAAGTGATATTTAATGAGTTCTTTCGCATGGTATAACTTCAATTCTGACATTGAACATCAGTTAAGAACTTATCAGGGATAAATCGTCATATCTGTAAATGAAGTCTAAAAAACAAATTCAGTCCAACTATTTTGTATGCTGATAGACTTATAAAGTTTCCCGTTAACTAAAAGGCACAACTTGTCAATGGGACAGTTATCACAGCAAGACTGTTTTGAGTTTGTTCAAGACGTTCGAACGACATGTCACCAATTAAATAATTTTCTAACTATTTTACAGTGCCAACATGACTATCTTAGTGGATTGTCATCCGGTGAGATTGAGTCGGAGCTAGCAGGCGTCCTGCGGGATTTAGTCCCACCGATTGAATCTGCTACCAGCGATGTGCTCGAGCTTTCAAAGAAATGCAGAGATTTTCTGGAGGAGCAGAAGCACGAATAGTAGCTGCAGAATTAAGATTGAACCATTCGTTAATTGATATCTTTTAAATTCTCATAATCAAATTATACGAGGGCCAGCCAGCATGCTAACTTCAACAGATCTGATTCGAGTTGTTTTTGTCGATGATCACATGGTTCTGGTTGACTCAATCGTCTCCAGATTTCAGCGAGATCCTGATATCGAAGTTGTAGGGACAGCTACAAATGCTGATGAGGGGCTGGCTTTGATTTTGGAAACGGAGCCCGATGTTGTTATATTGGATGTAGAACTACCTGGACGTGGGTCATTTGATATCGCCGAAGAGATTTCTTCGCGACTGAAAAATACAAAAATGATTTTTCTGACAGGTTATCTTTCGGACATCTTCATCGAGCTGGCATTGAGAGTGAATGCAAAAGGTTACTTACTCAAAGGGGAACCGATTGAATCATTGATCCATGCCATCAAAAAGGCCTCTCGCGGAGAATACTGTTTTTCACAATCGGTCCAGGAACGACTGGTCTTTGATCACAAGAAAGAACGGTATTCAATTCAGTCAAAAAGCATGTTGACTTCCCTGACTTCCCGTCAAATCGAAGTCCTCAGACATCTGGCCAGAGGGAAAAGCGTGAAAGAAGTCGCCCGCTCCATGCATCTCTCGGAAAAATCGATAGACAGTCACAAATATCGGATCATGCACAAACTGGGAATTCATGATCGTGTCGAACTGGCCCGCTATTCGATTCGTGAAGGCTTGACGTTGCCATAAGTAATTCGCGATGTCGAATTCAAGTCTCAAGAAATGATTGTACCTCGCTGTACGATAGCTCGATTGATCGCTTCAATCTGGGAATCTGACAGTTCAAACTCCAGTGCCTCTGCGTTTTCTCTGATCTGTTCCGGTCGTTTTGCTCCGCAAAGGGCGCAGGTAATTCCTGGCTGTTGAATGGTCCAGCGAACCACAATTTGCGCTACTGTTCGATTCATTTCATTTGCCAGTGTTCGCAGTACATCAAGAAAGTCCTGGTTTTTCTCCCATTCTTCTCCATGAAACATGGGGTATTTCTGCCGACCATCTTCTGGTGCGAACTGATGGTCTCGCGAAAGCTTGCCGGCAAGCAATCCTTTCATTAAAGGCCAGTAAGCCATGACAGAGACATTGTTTTTGATGCACCAGGGCAGACGGTCTTTCTCAATATCACGTTGCAACATATTGTAGCGAGGTTGATATGCTGAAATCGGGCAGACACGTGCAAATTCCTGAAGCTGTTCCAGTGTGAAATTAGACACGCCGACGGACAGGATTTTTCCGGAGGCCAACAATTCCTGGAATGCCCCCGCAGATTCGCTGACGGGAATTTCGGGGTCGGGACCATGCAGATAGTACAGCTCAACACGATCGGTGTTCAGCCTCTGCAGGCTTTCATCACACTCCTGCCTGATCCGGGCTGGTGATGCATCGCGCACCTGTTTTGTACCTTGCCAGTGTATCCCCCCTTTGGTCGCAATCACAATCTGGTCTCTTCTGTCTCCCAGTGCCTGTGCAATCAGTCGTTCGCTTTCTCCTTCATAACCATAGCAATACGCAGTGTCAAAAAAATTGATTCCCGATTCAAATGCAGCGTTCAGCGTGGCCAGGCTGGCCTGTTCTGTGACATCGACACTGGTGACTCCCGAAATCGGCCAGCAACCCATTGCGATAGGGGTGATTTGAATATCCGTGTTTCCGATGTTTCGTAACGGCTTCATGGTTTCTGTTCCTTTCTGCTAGGATCAGTGGGGGGAACTGATATCACAGGTAGATAGTAT is from Gimesia maris and encodes:
- a CDS encoding aldo/keto reductase yields the protein MKPLRNIGNTDIQITPIAMGCWPISGVTSVDVTEQASLATLNAAFESGINFFDTAYCYGYEGESERLIAQALGDRRDQIVIATKGGIHWQGTKQVRDASPARIRQECDESLQRLNTDRVELYYLHGPDPEIPVSESAGAFQELLASGKILSVGVSNFTLEQLQEFARVCPISAYQPRYNMLQRDIEKDRLPWCIKNNVSVMAYWPLMKGLLAGKLSRDHQFAPEDGRQKYPMFHGEEWEKNQDFLDVLRTLANEMNRTVAQIVVRWTIQQPGITCALCGAKRPEQIRENAEALEFELSDSQIEAINRAIVQRGTIIS
- a CDS encoding response regulator transcription factor, coding for MLTSTDLIRVVFVDDHMVLVDSIVSRFQRDPDIEVVGTATNADEGLALILETEPDVVILDVELPGRGSFDIAEEISSRLKNTKMIFLTGYLSDIFIELALRVNAKGYLLKGEPIESLIHAIKKASRGEYCFSQSVQERLVFDHKKERYSIQSKSMLTSLTSRQIEVLRHLARGKSVKEVARSMHLSEKSIDSHKYRIMHKLGIHDRVELARYSIREGLTLP